A stretch of Labrus mixtus chromosome 7, fLabMix1.1, whole genome shotgun sequence DNA encodes these proteins:
- the synprb gene encoding synaptoporin b yields the protein MCMVIFAPIFAICAFATCGGYHGHLQAKVDCADRRRNNNLSINIEFGYPFRLKDVHFKAPLCEGRSVEILLLDGDFSLPAQFFLTVGVFAFLYSLLATVVYVFYQNKYLKNNRGPLVDFVVTIIFSFMWLISSCCWAKTLSDIKTATNPTQVLLLISACRSPENKCTATQEPFWSRLNTSAVFGFVNVLLWVGNIWFVFKETGWYKTGQRYPTRSASGKRSSEMRQRLYSESSFDLPEESSGPQLTRQNSFNLSKGDFGQHVYTPNSFGPSQVTLSLPQAYHGKPREINVASQGPMIFVNEM from the exons atgtgtatggTTATATTTGCTCCG ATCTTTGCCATCTGTGCTTTTGCAACATGTGGAGGATACCATGGTCACCTCCAGGCTAAAGTGGACTgtgcagacaggaggaggaacaaTAACCTCAGCATCAACATTGAGTTTGGCTATCCCTTTCG ATTAAAAGACGTGCATTTCAAGGCTCCCTTGTGCGAGGGAAGGAGCGTAGAGATTCTATTACTGGATGGCGACTTTTCCTTACCTGCTCAGTTTTTTCTGACTGTTGGAGTGTTTGCTTTTCTGTACTCTCTGCTGGCAACAGTCGTCTATGTCTTCTACCAAAACAAATACCTGAAGAACAACAGAGGCCCGCTTGTG GATTTTGTTGTTACAATCATCTTCTCCTTTATGTGGCTGATCAGCAGTTGTTGTTGGGCCAAAACTCTTTCTGATATCAAGACAGCCACAAATCCTACACAGGTGCTACTGCTCATCTCAGCCTGCAGATCTCCGGAAAACAAATGTACAGCTACCCAGGAACCTTTCTGGTCACGTCTTAATACATCCGCG GTTTTTGGCTTTGTCAATGTTCTCCTCTGGGTTGGGAATATCTGGTTTGTCTTCAAAGAGACAGGCTGGTACAAGACAGGTCAGCGATATCCAACCAGGAGCGCTTCTGGGAAACGTTCCAGCGAAATGCGACAGCGGCTCTACAGTGAGAGCAGCTTTGACCTGCCAGAGGAAAGTTCTGGTCCACAACTAACCAGACAAAACAGTTTCAATCTGTCAAAGGGGGATTTTGGTCAGCATGTCTATACCCCAAATAGCTTTGGCCCGTCACAAGTAACTTTGAGCTTACCACAAGCATATCATGGCAAACCAAGGGAGATTAATGTGGCTTCACAAGGGCCGATGATATTTGTCAATGAGATGTGA